Proteins encoded by one window of Vitis vinifera cultivar Pinot Noir 40024 chromosome 10, ASM3070453v1:
- the LOC104880489 gene encoding uncharacterized protein LOC104880489 isoform X3 produces MTERLFIHEEKNDGSKQEETENTSFDLNEESNSPEDDAAAEAEVSMEDDEGEREGSSANNNNVSAGEKRRGKNSVRQYVRSKMPRLRWTPDLHLSFVHAVERLGGQARATPKLVLELMNVKGLSIAHVKSHLQMYRSKRLDESGQVLCKTYRRMGGRDRDRDCSPGILFRPTGSCRHFSMEKSGMEQAWNPGECSRSYNLLRCTLSQQQYDFRANSSRRQQYASSQYYNALRLSTSALQSKQYFGQGNGLVERMIFHTQNRPSTSNPNHVLEAIAQNRPTRPSRFLEEKKWPPRELIGNPWREKTRTNAASQSLVHQICTTPRCVGATLTYSKKPSEWSPANEERLGQFQSHLHYPKTISSISTPQIEPPFRLESNQEKRLKEEEWLPDLQLRLSQRSANEEDTHHKSKYEMNTMLSLSPYSSRQQEQPTEKQKEETQTNAWPSQTTTGKADLSLSI; encoded by the exons ATGACAGAGAGATTATTTatccatgaagaaaaaaatgatggaagCAAGCAGGAGGAAACAGAAAACACCTCCTTTGACTTGAATGAAGAATCCAACTCCCCAGAGGATGACGCTGCAGCTGAAGCTGAAGTGAGCATGGAGGATGATGAAGGAGAAAGAGAAGGGAGTTcagcaaataataataatgtctcTGCTGGGGAAAAACGTCGAGGGAAAAACTCAGTTAGGCAGTATGTTCGATCAAAAATGCCTCGACTCCGGTGGACTCCTGACCTCCATCTCTCTTTTGTGCATGCTGTTGAGAGGCTTGGTGGACAGGCCA GAGCGACTCCAAAGCTGGTTCTTGAGTTGATGAATGTGAAAGGACTTAGCATTGCCCATGTAAAGAGCCACTTGCAG ATGTATCGAAGTAAAAGGCTTGATGAATCAGGACAAG TATTATGTAAAACATATAGACGAATGGGAGGAAGAGATCGAGATCGTGATTGCTCTCCTGGAATTTTGTTCAGACCAACCGGTTCTTGCCGACATTTCAGCATGGAGAAGAGTGGAATGGAGCAAGCTTGGAACCCTGGTGAGTGCAGTCGTAGTTACAATCTTTTGCGGTGCACCCTCTCTCAACAACAATATGATTTCAGAGCTAACTCTTCAAG GCGGCAACAGTATGCTTCCAGTCAGTACTATAATGCGTTAAGATTAAGTACTAGTGCACTACAGAGCAAACAATATTTCGGACAAGGCAACGGGTTGGTTGAAAGGATGATTTTCCATACTCAAAACAGGCCATCAACTTCAAACCCGAATCATGTTTTGGAGGCAATTGCACAAAATAGACCCACTAGACCTAGCAGATTTCTTGAAGAAAAGAAGTGGCCTCCACGGGAATTGATTGGAAATCCGTGGAGGGAGAAGACCAGGACTAATGCTGCCTCCCAATCTCTAGTGCATCAAATTTGTACTACTCCAAGGTGTGTTGGAGCAACGCTAACATACAGCAAGAAGCCGTCTGAATGGAGCCCTGCAAATGAGGAAAGACTTGGGCAATTTCAATCACACTTGCATTATCCTAAAACCATCTCCAGTATCTCCACACCACAAATTGAGCCGCCATTTCGGCTTGAG TCGAATCAGGAGAAGAGATTGAAGGAGGAGGAATGGTTGCCTGATTTGCAACTGAGACTGAGCCAAAGAAGTGCAAATGAGGAAGACACCCACCACAAAAGCAAGTATGAAATGAATACCATGCTTTCTTTGTCTCCGTATTCCTCAAGGCAGCAAGAACAACCTACtgagaaacaaaaagaagaaactcAAACAAATGCCTGGCCTTCACAAACAACCACCGGCAAGGCTGATTTGAGCTTGAGTATTTAG
- the LOC104880489 gene encoding uncharacterized protein LOC104880489 isoform X2 yields the protein MLSSSPCLSAKCNCKKKSTILGSVLHEGARVAMTERLFIHEEKNDGSKQEETENTSFDLNEESNSPEDDAAAEAEVSMEDDEGEREGSSANNNNVSAGEKRRGKNSVRQYVRSKMPRLRWTPDLHLSFVHAVERLGGQARATPKLVLELMNVKGLSIAHVKSHLQMYRSKRLDESGQVLCKTYRRMGGRDRDRDCSPGILFRPTGSCRHFSMEKSGMEQAWNPAFHSHPNRRQQYASSQYYNALRLSTSALQSKQYFGQGNGLVERMIFHTQNRPSTSNPNHVLEAIAQNRPTRPSRFLEEKKWPPRELIGNPWREKTRTNAASQSLVHQICTTPRCVGATLTYSKKPSEWSPANEERLGQFQSHLHYPKTISSISTPQIEPPFRLESNQEKRLKEEEWLPDLQLRLSQRSANEEDTHHKSKYEMNTMLSLSPYSSRQQEQPTEKQKEETQTNAWPSQTTTGKADLSLSI from the exons ATGCTCTCCTCCTCTCCATGTCTTTCAGCGAAATGCAactgtaaaaaaaaatctacaataTTGGGAAGTGTTTTACATGAAGGAGCAAGAGTAGCCATGACAGAGAGATTATTTatccatgaagaaaaaaatgatggaagCAAGCAGGAGGAAACAGAAAACACCTCCTTTGACTTGAATGAAGAATCCAACTCCCCAGAGGATGACGCTGCAGCTGAAGCTGAAGTGAGCATGGAGGATGATGAAGGAGAAAGAGAAGGGAGTTcagcaaataataataatgtctcTGCTGGGGAAAAACGTCGAGGGAAAAACTCAGTTAGGCAGTATGTTCGATCAAAAATGCCTCGACTCCGGTGGACTCCTGACCTCCATCTCTCTTTTGTGCATGCTGTTGAGAGGCTTGGTGGACAGGCCA GAGCGACTCCAAAGCTGGTTCTTGAGTTGATGAATGTGAAAGGACTTAGCATTGCCCATGTAAAGAGCCACTTGCAG ATGTATCGAAGTAAAAGGCTTGATGAATCAGGACAAG TATTATGTAAAACATATAGACGAATGGGAGGAAGAGATCGAGATCGTGATTGCTCTCCTGGAATTTTGTTCAGACCAACCGGTTCTTGCCGACATTTCAGCATGGAGAAGAGTGGAATGGAGCAAGCTTGGAACCCTG CCTTTCACTCACACCCAAATAGGCGGCAACAGTATGCTTCCAGTCAGTACTATAATGCGTTAAGATTAAGTACTAGTGCACTACAGAGCAAACAATATTTCGGACAAGGCAACGGGTTGGTTGAAAGGATGATTTTCCATACTCAAAACAGGCCATCAACTTCAAACCCGAATCATGTTTTGGAGGCAATTGCACAAAATAGACCCACTAGACCTAGCAGATTTCTTGAAGAAAAGAAGTGGCCTCCACGGGAATTGATTGGAAATCCGTGGAGGGAGAAGACCAGGACTAATGCTGCCTCCCAATCTCTAGTGCATCAAATTTGTACTACTCCAAGGTGTGTTGGAGCAACGCTAACATACAGCAAGAAGCCGTCTGAATGGAGCCCTGCAAATGAGGAAAGACTTGGGCAATTTCAATCACACTTGCATTATCCTAAAACCATCTCCAGTATCTCCACACCACAAATTGAGCCGCCATTTCGGCTTGAG TCGAATCAGGAGAAGAGATTGAAGGAGGAGGAATGGTTGCCTGATTTGCAACTGAGACTGAGCCAAAGAAGTGCAAATGAGGAAGACACCCACCACAAAAGCAAGTATGAAATGAATACCATGCTTTCTTTGTCTCCGTATTCCTCAAGGCAGCAAGAACAACCTACtgagaaacaaaaagaagaaactcAAACAAATGCCTGGCCTTCACAAACAACCACCGGCAAGGCTGATTTGAGCTTGAGTATTTAG
- the LOC104880489 gene encoding uncharacterized protein LOC104880489 isoform X4: MTERLFIHEEKNDGSKQEETENTSFDLNEESNSPEDDAAAEAEVSMEDDEGEREGSSANNNNVSAGEKRRGKNSVRQYVRSKMPRLRWTPDLHLSFVHAVERLGGQARATPKLVLELMNVKGLSIAHVKSHLQMYRSKRLDESGQVLCKTYRRMGGRDRDRDCSPGILFRPTGSCRHFSMEKSGMEQAWNPAFHSHPNRRQQYASSQYYNALRLSTSALQSKQYFGQGNGLVERMIFHTQNRPSTSNPNHVLEAIAQNRPTRPSRFLEEKKWPPRELIGNPWREKTRTNAASQSLVHQICTTPRCVGATLTYSKKPSEWSPANEERLGQFQSHLHYPKTISSISTPQIEPPFRLESNQEKRLKEEEWLPDLQLRLSQRSANEEDTHHKSKYEMNTMLSLSPYSSRQQEQPTEKQKEETQTNAWPSQTTTGKADLSLSI, from the exons ATGACAGAGAGATTATTTatccatgaagaaaaaaatgatggaagCAAGCAGGAGGAAACAGAAAACACCTCCTTTGACTTGAATGAAGAATCCAACTCCCCAGAGGATGACGCTGCAGCTGAAGCTGAAGTGAGCATGGAGGATGATGAAGGAGAAAGAGAAGGGAGTTcagcaaataataataatgtctcTGCTGGGGAAAAACGTCGAGGGAAAAACTCAGTTAGGCAGTATGTTCGATCAAAAATGCCTCGACTCCGGTGGACTCCTGACCTCCATCTCTCTTTTGTGCATGCTGTTGAGAGGCTTGGTGGACAGGCCA GAGCGACTCCAAAGCTGGTTCTTGAGTTGATGAATGTGAAAGGACTTAGCATTGCCCATGTAAAGAGCCACTTGCAG ATGTATCGAAGTAAAAGGCTTGATGAATCAGGACAAG TATTATGTAAAACATATAGACGAATGGGAGGAAGAGATCGAGATCGTGATTGCTCTCCTGGAATTTTGTTCAGACCAACCGGTTCTTGCCGACATTTCAGCATGGAGAAGAGTGGAATGGAGCAAGCTTGGAACCCTG CCTTTCACTCACACCCAAATAGGCGGCAACAGTATGCTTCCAGTCAGTACTATAATGCGTTAAGATTAAGTACTAGTGCACTACAGAGCAAACAATATTTCGGACAAGGCAACGGGTTGGTTGAAAGGATGATTTTCCATACTCAAAACAGGCCATCAACTTCAAACCCGAATCATGTTTTGGAGGCAATTGCACAAAATAGACCCACTAGACCTAGCAGATTTCTTGAAGAAAAGAAGTGGCCTCCACGGGAATTGATTGGAAATCCGTGGAGGGAGAAGACCAGGACTAATGCTGCCTCCCAATCTCTAGTGCATCAAATTTGTACTACTCCAAGGTGTGTTGGAGCAACGCTAACATACAGCAAGAAGCCGTCTGAATGGAGCCCTGCAAATGAGGAAAGACTTGGGCAATTTCAATCACACTTGCATTATCCTAAAACCATCTCCAGTATCTCCACACCACAAATTGAGCCGCCATTTCGGCTTGAG TCGAATCAGGAGAAGAGATTGAAGGAGGAGGAATGGTTGCCTGATTTGCAACTGAGACTGAGCCAAAGAAGTGCAAATGAGGAAGACACCCACCACAAAAGCAAGTATGAAATGAATACCATGCTTTCTTTGTCTCCGTATTCCTCAAGGCAGCAAGAACAACCTACtgagaaacaaaaagaagaaactcAAACAAATGCCTGGCCTTCACAAACAACCACCGGCAAGGCTGATTTGAGCTTGAGTATTTAG
- the LOC104880489 gene encoding uncharacterized protein LOC104880489 isoform X1 produces MLSSSPCLSAKCNCKKKSTILGSVLHEGARVAMTERLFIHEEKNDGSKQEETENTSFDLNEESNSPEDDAAAEAEVSMEDDEGEREGSSANNNNVSAGEKRRGKNSVRQYVRSKMPRLRWTPDLHLSFVHAVERLGGQARATPKLVLELMNVKGLSIAHVKSHLQMYRSKRLDESGQVLCKTYRRMGGRDRDRDCSPGILFRPTGSCRHFSMEKSGMEQAWNPGECSRSYNLLRCTLSQQQYDFRANSSRRQQYASSQYYNALRLSTSALQSKQYFGQGNGLVERMIFHTQNRPSTSNPNHVLEAIAQNRPTRPSRFLEEKKWPPRELIGNPWREKTRTNAASQSLVHQICTTPRCVGATLTYSKKPSEWSPANEERLGQFQSHLHYPKTISSISTPQIEPPFRLESNQEKRLKEEEWLPDLQLRLSQRSANEEDTHHKSKYEMNTMLSLSPYSSRQQEQPTEKQKEETQTNAWPSQTTTGKADLSLSI; encoded by the exons ATGCTCTCCTCCTCTCCATGTCTTTCAGCGAAATGCAactgtaaaaaaaaatctacaataTTGGGAAGTGTTTTACATGAAGGAGCAAGAGTAGCCATGACAGAGAGATTATTTatccatgaagaaaaaaatgatggaagCAAGCAGGAGGAAACAGAAAACACCTCCTTTGACTTGAATGAAGAATCCAACTCCCCAGAGGATGACGCTGCAGCTGAAGCTGAAGTGAGCATGGAGGATGATGAAGGAGAAAGAGAAGGGAGTTcagcaaataataataatgtctcTGCTGGGGAAAAACGTCGAGGGAAAAACTCAGTTAGGCAGTATGTTCGATCAAAAATGCCTCGACTCCGGTGGACTCCTGACCTCCATCTCTCTTTTGTGCATGCTGTTGAGAGGCTTGGTGGACAGGCCA GAGCGACTCCAAAGCTGGTTCTTGAGTTGATGAATGTGAAAGGACTTAGCATTGCCCATGTAAAGAGCCACTTGCAG ATGTATCGAAGTAAAAGGCTTGATGAATCAGGACAAG TATTATGTAAAACATATAGACGAATGGGAGGAAGAGATCGAGATCGTGATTGCTCTCCTGGAATTTTGTTCAGACCAACCGGTTCTTGCCGACATTTCAGCATGGAGAAGAGTGGAATGGAGCAAGCTTGGAACCCTGGTGAGTGCAGTCGTAGTTACAATCTTTTGCGGTGCACCCTCTCTCAACAACAATATGATTTCAGAGCTAACTCTTCAAG GCGGCAACAGTATGCTTCCAGTCAGTACTATAATGCGTTAAGATTAAGTACTAGTGCACTACAGAGCAAACAATATTTCGGACAAGGCAACGGGTTGGTTGAAAGGATGATTTTCCATACTCAAAACAGGCCATCAACTTCAAACCCGAATCATGTTTTGGAGGCAATTGCACAAAATAGACCCACTAGACCTAGCAGATTTCTTGAAGAAAAGAAGTGGCCTCCACGGGAATTGATTGGAAATCCGTGGAGGGAGAAGACCAGGACTAATGCTGCCTCCCAATCTCTAGTGCATCAAATTTGTACTACTCCAAGGTGTGTTGGAGCAACGCTAACATACAGCAAGAAGCCGTCTGAATGGAGCCCTGCAAATGAGGAAAGACTTGGGCAATTTCAATCACACTTGCATTATCCTAAAACCATCTCCAGTATCTCCACACCACAAATTGAGCCGCCATTTCGGCTTGAG TCGAATCAGGAGAAGAGATTGAAGGAGGAGGAATGGTTGCCTGATTTGCAACTGAGACTGAGCCAAAGAAGTGCAAATGAGGAAGACACCCACCACAAAAGCAAGTATGAAATGAATACCATGCTTTCTTTGTCTCCGTATTCCTCAAGGCAGCAAGAACAACCTACtgagaaacaaaaagaagaaactcAAACAAATGCCTGGCCTTCACAAACAACCACCGGCAAGGCTGATTTGAGCTTGAGTATTTAG
- the LOC100253264 gene encoding uncharacterized protein LOC100253264, translated as MEGKQLNFSAPLLSVRRISSTLGSSDGQKKKMIENPRPYRQISIPSYIPYSSVDQVTEPVAVPFRWEQIPGRAKDGSEPEPQLHDEELSSTPRVPPGRVFDVIQKPAEIESDNRNIFRPQNETSSLDENFTNLEGLHEEGDSDNDSGSDAYSDAVDSLSPTNSLSLSCSVSGLSGSDGPDVKPSGTFSIDPQTRDLMMNRFLPAAKAMVLETPHYASRKQSVVLEQPRQVKRVISEDTKPSLNKYSTDIIPYYGQYEEEEGRESEDEHDEYDASGNIPGCGLIPRFCLKNSLCLLDPVPGMKVRTRVPKSSARVVKKLSKHAYVRDHDRIVTKNAWDAFRRNQLDYEVQSSKLHEVGNMMTVESNCTYSSDSQATDGSSPHRHSSSGGGISPYRNEAPHSPFHEGMGFLGVPIEVDNFKADRLIFYSQACKNFSEILSPEENKQGPGSVSPIVEKTLYIDSVDVAEFQHPSYSDTKELMDTAGLDFGTLVERRGIEEASSAESSFQDIRCLNISKGGILKLKAPGSVDSLPSSSDIPHINSQEDTLDSFRLDQGLDQEFRSLEFSKGPIDGNLSMNNEQILKADDQVDSNVTFLQSPVPPALPKSPSESWLWRTVSLQKPHQRSKFHPRKQAPKTSSTDTKWETIVKTSKLHYDHVRYSEELIAHVPQLPKT; from the exons ATGGAGGGAAAGCAATTGAATTTTAGTGCACCACTTCTATCAGTGAGGCGAATTTCATCGACATTGGGTTCTTCAGATGGACAGAAAAAGAAGATGATTGAAAATCCGCGGCCCTATAGACAGATTTCTATTCCTTCTTACATACCATACTCCAGCGTCGATCAGGTGACAGAACCAGTTGCAGTCCCTTTTCGCTGGGAGCAGATTCCGGGAAGAGCCAAGGATGGAAGTGAACCAGAGCCCCAGTTGCATGATGAAGAGCTTTCAAGCACTCCAAGGGTTCCACCAGGGAGGGTTTTTGATGTTATACAGAAGCCTGCAGAAATTGAATCTGACAATCGGAATATTTTTAGGCCCCAAAATGAAACATCTTCCTTGGATGAAAATTTTACTAACTTGGAGGGATTACACGAGGAAGGAGATTCTGATAACGATAGTGGCAGCGATGCCTATTCTGATGCGGTTGACTCACTGTCCCCAACGAATTCATTGTCTTTAAGCTGTAGTGTTAGTGGTTTGAGTGGGTCTGATGGTCCAGATGTCAAACCTTCTGGAACCTTCTCCATAGATCCACAAACTCGAGATCTTATGATGAATCGCTTCTTACCTGCAGCAAAGGCAATGGTCTTGGAAACACCTCACTACGCTTCAAGGAAGCAATCTGTGGTACTTGAACAGCCTAGACAGGTTAAAAGGGTGATCAGCGAGGATACAAAACCTTCTCTTAATAAATATTCGACAGACATCATACCGTATTATGGCCAATATGAAGAGGAAGAGGGAAGGGAAAGTGAAGATGAACATGATGAATATGATGCTTCTGGCAACATACCAGGTTGTGGATTAATTCCCCGGTTTTGCTTAAAGAATTCTTTGTGCCTCTTAGATCCGGTGCCAGGGATGAAAGTAAGGACCCGGGTTCCCAAATCTTCTGCCCGAGTTGTTAAAAAACTGTCCAAGCATGCATATGTCAGAGATCATGACCGAATTGTTACAAAG AATGCTTGGGATGCTTTTCGTCGGAACCAATTAGATTATGAAGTCCAATCATCTAAGCTGCATGAAGTTGGGAATATGATGACTGTGGAATCCAATTGTACCTATTCCAGTGACTCACAAGCAACAGATGGGTCATCTCCCCACAGACACTCAAGTAGCGGCGGTGGCATATCTCCATACAGGAATGAAGCACCTCACTCTCCCTTTCATGAAGGAATGGGGTTCCTTGGTGTACCTATAGAAGTTGACAATTTCAAGGCTGAtaggttaattttttatagCCAAGCCTGTAAGAACTTTTCGGAGATATTATCCCCCgaagaaaataaacaagggCCAGGCTCAGTTAGCCCCATAGTTGAGAAAACATTGTACATAGATTCTGTAGATGTTGCAGAATTTCAACATCCAAGTTATTCTGACACCAAGGAGCTGATGGACACTGCTGGTTTAGATTTTGGGACCTTGGTAGAAAGAAGAGGAATAGAAGAAGCTTCTAGTGCGGAATCTTCTTTTCAAGATATAAGATGCCTGAACATTTCAAAGGGGGgcatattgaaattaaaagcCCCTGGATCTGTTGACTCCCTGCCTTCATCCTCTGACATACCACATATCAATAGCCAAGAAGACACACTGGACAGCTTTAGACTGGATCAAGGTCTCGATCAGGAATTTAGGTCCTTGGAATTCTCCAAAGGGCCTATTGATGGAAACCTAAGTATGAACAATGAGCAGATTCTAAAAGCAGATGATCAAGTTGATTCAAATGTCACATTCTTACAGTCCCCTGTTCCCCCAGCCTTACCAAAGTCACCTTCTGAGTCTTGGCTCTGGCGTACTGTTTCTTTGCAGAAACCACACCAAAGAAGCAAGTTTCATCCTAGAAAGCAGGCTCCCAAGACTTCCTCCACGGATACAAAGTGGGAAACCATTGTAAAAACTTCTAAGTTGCATTATGATCATGTACGCTATTCTGAG GAACTAATTGCTCATGTTCCTCAGCTACCCAAAACTTGA
- the LOC100248137 gene encoding low-temperature-induced cysteine proteinase, with protein MGSQKIQLALVLFIWASLACLSSSLPTEFYITGEEFASEERVRELFHLWKERHKRVYKHAEETAKRFEIFKENLKYVIERNSKGHRHTLGMNKFADMSNEEFKEKYLSKIKKPINKKNNYLRRSMQQKKGTASCEAPSSLDWRKKGVVTGIKDQGDCGSCWAFSSTGAMEGINAIVTGDLISLSEQELVDCDTTNYGCEGGYMDYAFEWVISNGGIDSESDYPYTGTDGTCNTTKEDTKVVSIDGYKDVDESDSALLCAAVNQPISVGMDGSALDFQLYTSGIYAGDCSDDPDDIDHAVLIVGYGSEDSEDYWICKNSWGTSWGMEGYFYIKRNTDLPYGECAINAMASYPTKESSSPSPYPSPAVPPPPPPPPSPPPPPPPSPPPPSPGPSPSECGDFSYCPSDETCCCIYEFYDFCLIYGCCEYENAVCCTGTEYCCPSDYPICDVEEGLCLKNQGDYLGVAAKKRKMAKHKFPWTKIEETQKTYQPLEWKRNRFAAMR; from the exons ATGGGTTCCCAGAAAATTCAACTGGCTCTTGTCCTCTTCATCTGGGCTTCACTGGCATGTCTCTCTTCAAGCCTCCCCACTGAATTCTACATAACTGGAGAGGAGTTTGCATCGGAAGAGAGAGTAAGAGAGCTGTTCCATCTATGGAAGGAGAGGCACAAGAGAGTGTACAAGCATGCGGAGGAGACAGCCAAGAGGTTCGAGATTTTCAAGGAAAATTTGAAGTATGTGATAGAGAGGAACTCAAAGGGGCATAGGCATACGCTTGGAATGAACAAGTTTGCAGACATGAGTAATGAGGAGTTCAAGGAGAAGTATTTATCCAAGATTAAGAAgccaatcaataagaaaaacaacTATCTCCGGAGAAGCATGCAGCAGAAGAAGGGCACGGCGTCCTGTGAGGCGCCTTCCTCCCTGGATTGGAGGAAGAAGGGCGTTGTCACCGGGATAAAAGACCAAGGCGATTGTG GAAGTTGCTGGGCGTTCTCTTCCACTGGAGCCATGGAAGGAATAAATGCCATAGTCACTGGAGACCTCATTAGTCTGTCGGAGCAAGAACTTGTAGACTGTGATACAACCAACTATGGATGCGAAGGAGGTTACATGGACTATGCTTTTGAGTGGGTTATAAGCAATGGTGGGATCGATTCAGAATCGGATTATCCCTACACAGGCACTGATGGTACCTGTAACACAACCAAG GAGGATACCAAAGTCGTTAGTATTGATGGCTACAAAGATGTCGATGAATCGGACAGTGCTCTCTTATGTGCTGCTGTCAACCAACCTATTAGCGTGGGCATGGATGGCTCTGCTCTTGACTTCCAGCTCTACACATCT GGAATATATGCTGGGGATTGCTCGGATGATCCAGATGACATTGACCATGCAGTTCTGATAGTTGGCTATGGCTCTGAAGATAGTGAAGACTACTGGATTTGTAAGAATTCATGGGGAACAAGCTGGGGAATGGAGGGGTACTTCTACATAAAGAGGAACACTGATTTACCATATGGAGAATGCGCCATCAATGCCATGGCTTCCTATCCGACCAAAGAGTCTTCTTCACCATCTCCTTATCCATCCCCAGCTGTTCCACCACCGCCGCCGCCCCCACCATCCCCGCCACCGCCTCCCCCTCCCTCCCCACCACCTCCCTCTCCTGGCCCTTCCCCTAGTGAGTGCGGTGACTTTTCCTATTGCCCGAGCGATGAGACTTGCTGTTGCATATATGAGTTCTATGATTTTTGCCTGATCTACGGCTGCTGTGAATACGAGAACGCCGTTTGCTGCACTGGAACAGAGTACTGCTGCCCCAGTGACTACCCCATTTGCGATGTGGAAGAAGGCCTATGTCTCAAG AACCAGGGAGACTACCTAGGAGTAGCAGCAAAGAAGAGAAAGATGGCGAAGCACAAGTTCCCCTGGACTAAAATAGAAGAAACACAGAAGACATACCAACCTCTGGAGTGGAAGAGGAACAGGTTTGCTGCGATGCGTTGA